A window from Alkalinema sp. FACHB-956 encodes these proteins:
- the rnc gene encoding ribonuclease III has protein sequence MSLPYPRRQKQLVSLVHRLGLDELSELRWDLLDLALTHASASPTANYEQLEFVGDAVVKLAAATFLLKTYPQLKVGDFTAIRSILVSDRNLATIADQYDFDRYLVVGGSAAADSNGRESRLADSFEAVLAALYLSSQNLDLIHPWLDPLFQASAEKILADPARNNYKAALQTLTQSKQKLLPQYRSREISPVHGDPERFEAEVWLQDQCLGVGRGRSIKAAEQAAAQIAFIQLSEPQPLPQPLSES, from the coding sequence ATGAGCCTGCCCTATCCCCGTCGTCAAAAGCAACTCGTCAGCTTAGTTCACCGTTTAGGATTGGATGAGCTGTCTGAGCTGCGGTGGGATTTGCTGGATTTAGCCTTGACCCATGCCAGTGCTTCTCCGACTGCAAACTATGAGCAGTTAGAATTTGTGGGAGATGCGGTGGTTAAATTGGCTGCTGCTACATTTTTGCTCAAAACCTATCCCCAGTTGAAGGTTGGCGACTTTACAGCCATTCGATCGATTTTAGTGAGCGATCGTAATTTAGCCACCATTGCGGATCAATACGATTTCGATCGTTACTTGGTAGTTGGGGGCAGTGCTGCTGCTGACAGTAATGGCCGAGAGTCGCGACTGGCCGACAGTTTTGAGGCCGTGTTGGCCGCCCTCTATCTCAGTTCACAAAATCTTGACTTGATTCACCCTTGGTTGGATCCGTTGTTTCAAGCAAGTGCCGAGAAAATTTTGGCCGATCCTGCGCGCAATAACTATAAAGCAGCGCTACAGACGCTGACCCAGAGTAAGCAAAAGCTTTTGCCCCAATACCGGAGTCGGGAAATTAGTCCAGTTCATGGGGATCCAGAACGCTTTGAAGCGGAGGTTTGGCTGCAAGATCAATGTTTAGGGGTGGGGCGTGGTCGATCGATCAAAGCTGCTGAGCAGGCCGCTGCCCAAATTGCCTTTATCCAACTCAGTGAGCCTCAACCCCTACCTCAACCACTCAGCGAGTCTTGA
- a CDS encoding Gfo/Idh/MocA family oxidoreductase has translation MQPMNVAIFGLGRWGQHLLRNFLAHPQAHVRAIVDPFPANLDRMAQQFGLEAAVQQLTDWEAAIALPDLDAVVIATPAETHYPMVRQALLQGLHVLAEKPLTLDAASSLELCELAEKVQRQLVIDHTYLFHPAVLRGQAALEAKAIGDLRYGYATRTHLAPVRQDVDALWDLAIHDLAILNYWLGAKPVKVSARGQGWLQPEVTHPHRAATGLADVVWATVQYPSGFQATIHLAWLNCDKQRRLACVGSQGTLVFDELAVDSLVIDRGELQAQGVGFVPVIQQREVLDPIGQEPLARVCDHFLACVQQNQPSTISSGWLGADLVRVLQALSRSMEQDGAWVDIASLAGER, from the coding sequence ATGCAGCCAATGAATGTGGCAATTTTCGGCCTAGGTCGCTGGGGCCAGCATCTTTTGCGCAATTTTTTAGCTCACCCCCAAGCCCATGTGCGGGCGATCGTCGATCCATTTCCCGCCAACTTAGACCGGATGGCCCAGCAATTTGGTTTAGAGGCTGCGGTGCAGCAACTGACGGATTGGGAAGCGGCGATCGCGCTACCGGATCTGGATGCAGTGGTTATTGCTACGCCTGCGGAAACCCACTACCCCATGGTGCGGCAGGCATTGCTTCAGGGTTTACATGTTTTGGCAGAGAAGCCCTTGACCTTGGATGCGGCCAGCTCCTTAGAACTGTGTGAATTGGCAGAAAAAGTGCAGCGGCAATTGGTGATTGACCACACCTATCTTTTTCATCCAGCGGTGTTGCGGGGGCAGGCGGCGTTGGAGGCCAAGGCGATCGGAGATTTGCGCTATGGGTATGCCACCCGCACCCATTTGGCTCCGGTGCGTCAGGATGTCGATGCTCTGTGGGATCTGGCGATTCACGATCTAGCGATTCTCAATTATTGGTTAGGGGCAAAACCTGTGAAGGTGAGCGCCCGAGGACAGGGTTGGCTGCAACCCGAGGTGACCCATCCCCACAGGGCTGCAACGGGGTTGGCCGATGTGGTTTGGGCCACGGTGCAGTATCCCAGTGGCTTTCAGGCAACGATTCACCTAGCATGGTTGAACTGTGATAAACAGCGGCGGCTGGCCTGTGTGGGGAGTCAGGGGACGTTAGTGTTTGATGAGTTGGCTGTGGATTCTTTAGTGATTGATCGGGGTGAATTACAGGCGCAAGGTGTGGGGTTTGTGCCTGTAATTCAGCAGCGGGAAGTTTTAGACCCGATCGGGCAGGAACCCTTGGCGCGGGTGTGCGATCATTTCCTAGCCTGTGTGCAGCAGAATCAACCATCAACCATTTCCAGTGGCTGGTTGGGCGCGGATTTAGTTAGGGTGTTGCAAGCGTTGTCCCGATCGATGGAGCAGGACGGTGCTTGGGTGGACATTGCGAGTCTAGCAGGGGAGCGTTGA
- a CDS encoding RibD family protein, producing MKTTVVLAMTADGKIADRDRTAARFGSPQDQRHLQQQVAAADAVLFGAGTLRAYGTTMTVHDPTLQEQRRSQGKAEQPIQMVCSRQATFDLSWRFFSQPIPRWLLTTPQGAIAWQHQPAFERVLVAPERQNPAAPVRSQDGRSWDWSAVFQQLSQEGLDRLAVLGGGDLVGSLFEADLVDELWLTVCPLILGGVTAPSPVAGNGFLANQAPWLELLTVQPVEQEVFLHYRVLRGRLADK from the coding sequence ATGAAGACCACGGTTGTGCTGGCCATGACTGCCGATGGCAAAATTGCTGATCGCGATCGCACAGCGGCCCGATTTGGTTCGCCGCAGGATCAACGGCATTTGCAACAACAGGTGGCGGCGGCGGATGCGGTGTTATTTGGGGCGGGGACGTTGCGGGCCTATGGGACAACGATGACGGTACACGATCCCACCTTACAGGAACAGCGCCGATCGCAGGGCAAAGCCGAGCAGCCCATCCAAATGGTCTGTTCCCGTCAGGCGACCTTCGATCTGAGTTGGCGATTTTTTTCGCAACCGATTCCCCGCTGGTTATTGACTACACCCCAGGGGGCGATCGCGTGGCAACATCAACCTGCGTTTGAGCGAGTTTTGGTGGCACCGGAGCGGCAGAATCCAGCAGCGCCGGTGCGATCACAGGATGGACGATCGTGGGATTGGTCTGCGGTTTTCCAACAGTTGTCCCAGGAGGGCCTCGATCGGCTAGCGGTGCTGGGGGGAGGGGATTTGGTAGGGAGTTTGTTTGAGGCGGATTTAGTGGATGAATTATGGTTAACGGTTTGCCCCTTAATTCTGGGAGGGGTGACTGCGCCGAGTCCGGTGGCGGGGAATGGGTTTCTCGCAAATCAAGCCCCTTGGTTGGAGCTATTAACCGTGCAACCTGTGGAGCAGGAGGTTTTTTTGCACTATCGTGTCTTGCGAGGGCGTCTTGCGGACAAATGA
- the folP gene encoding dihydropteroate synthase, whose translation MQATSSMQAWHLRDRPFHWGERTYLMGVLNVTPDSFSDGGKFTTVNAAITQARQMRDHGVDILDIGGQSTRPNAADVSLAEELDRVLPVVQALRADRQFDRIPISIDTTKAAVARAAIAAGADIINDISGATFDDQMLSTVAVLQVPLILMHLRGTPQTMQQLTDYENLLVEIMEFLQGRITAAIAAGISRDLICIDPGIGFAKTAEQNIELLQRMQGFKTLGCPILIGTSRKSFIGKILDQPDPAKRVWGTAATCCMAIAQGGDILRVHDVAEMYDVVRVADALWRN comes from the coding sequence ATGCAAGCGACAAGTTCTATGCAGGCTTGGCATCTACGCGATCGCCCGTTTCATTGGGGTGAGCGTACCTATTTGATGGGGGTGTTGAATGTAACGCCGGATAGCTTTAGTGATGGCGGAAAATTCACAACCGTTAATGCCGCGATCACGCAAGCCCGACAGATGCGAGATCATGGGGTGGATATTTTAGACATCGGAGGACAGTCCACTCGTCCCAATGCTGCGGACGTGAGCTTGGCGGAAGAACTCGATCGGGTGTTGCCTGTCGTGCAAGCGCTCCGGGCCGATCGCCAATTTGACAGGATTCCAATCTCGATCGATACCACTAAAGCAGCGGTGGCTAGAGCGGCGATCGCGGCGGGAGCAGATATCATCAATGATATTTCCGGAGCGACGTTTGATGATCAGATGTTATCGACGGTAGCAGTGTTGCAAGTACCGTTAATTCTGATGCATTTACGGGGAACGCCTCAAACGATGCAGCAACTGACGGATTATGAGAATTTGCTTGTAGAGATTATGGAGTTTCTCCAAGGCCGGATTACGGCGGCGATCGCGGCGGGGATTTCCCGTGATTTGATTTGTATTGATCCAGGCATTGGTTTTGCAAAGACTGCTGAGCAAAATATAGAATTGCTGCAACGAATGCAAGGGTTCAAAACGCTCGGGTGTCCGATCTTAATTGGTACCTCCCGCAAAAGCTTTATTGGCAAGATTCTCGATCAGCCTGACCCTGCGAAGCGAGTGTGGGGTACAGCGGCAACTTGCTGCATGGCGATCGCGCAGGGGGGGGATATTTTGCGGGTGCATGATGTAGCGGAAATGTATGATGTAGTGCGGGTGGCGGATGCGTTATGGCGCAATTAG